From one Sulfuricurvum sp. IAE1 genomic stretch:
- the purF gene encoding amidophosphoribosyltransferase, giving the protein MRSLNEKCAVVGIFDHPEASKLAYFSLHALQHRGQEAAGISTGDGEKLYTIKDRGLVTQVFDTQKLNTLKGHMAIGHTRYSTAGDDSILDAQPVFARYDLGEMSIVHNGNLTNAKEVRDALIKKGAIFQTFMDTENLIHLIAKSDQHHLTDRIIDAVKKIEGAYSLVFLSRSKMFAMRDPHGFRPLSLGRVGDGYVVASETCAFDLIGAEYIRDVEPGELLIFEKGKAPQSIKVFEATPKHCIFEYVYFARPDSNVYKQNVYEMRKAMGKELAKEQPSIGADMIVPVPDGGVPAAIGYAQQSGIPFEMAIMRNHYIGRTFIEPTQEMRDLKVKMKLSPIEHLIKGKSLVVIDDSIVRGTTSRQIVRMLKAAGAREVHMRISSPPTTDPCFYGVDTPDKEKLIAANMSIEEICAFIEADSLGYLSNEALLRSVNGKEENYCTACFTGKYII; this is encoded by the coding sequence GTGCGTAGCTTAAACGAAAAATGTGCCGTCGTCGGTATTTTTGACCATCCGGAAGCCTCTAAACTGGCCTATTTCTCTCTTCACGCCCTCCAGCACCGCGGTCAGGAAGCGGCCGGTATCAGCACCGGGGACGGCGAGAAACTCTACACGATCAAAGACCGCGGTTTGGTGACGCAGGTATTCGATACCCAGAAACTCAATACCCTCAAAGGGCACATGGCGATCGGCCATACCCGCTACTCGACCGCCGGGGACGATTCGATCCTCGATGCCCAGCCGGTATTCGCCCGTTACGACCTGGGAGAGATGTCGATCGTCCACAACGGGAACCTGACCAATGCCAAAGAAGTACGCGATGCCCTGATCAAAAAAGGGGCGATCTTCCAGACGTTCATGGACACCGAAAACCTGATCCACCTGATCGCCAAAAGCGACCAGCACCACCTTACCGATCGGATCATCGATGCGGTCAAAAAGATCGAAGGGGCTTATTCGCTTGTGTTCCTCAGCCGCTCGAAAATGTTTGCGATGCGCGATCCTCACGGTTTCCGCCCCTTGAGTCTCGGACGGGTCGGCGACGGGTACGTTGTCGCATCCGAGACGTGTGCGTTTGACCTGATCGGTGCGGAGTATATCCGTGACGTCGAACCGGGTGAGCTCCTGATTTTTGAAAAAGGGAAAGCCCCCCAGTCGATCAAAGTCTTCGAAGCGACGCCGAAACACTGTATCTTCGAATACGTCTATTTCGCACGTCCCGATTCGAACGTCTACAAGCAAAACGTTTATGAAATGCGAAAAGCGATGGGGAAAGAACTTGCCAAAGAGCAGCCTTCTATCGGTGCTGACATGATCGTCCCCGTTCCCGATGGCGGTGTTCCCGCCGCGATCGGTTACGCGCAGCAAAGCGGTATCCCATTCGAGATGGCGATCATGCGTAACCACTACATCGGCCGTACGTTTATCGAACCGACGCAGGAGATGCGAGACCTGAAGGTCAAAATGAAACTCTCTCCGATCGAGCACCTGATCAAGGGCAAAAGCCTTGTCGTTATCGACGATTCGATCGTCCGCGGCACGACGAGCCGCCAGATCGTCCGGATGCTCAAGGCCGCCGGTGCCCGGGAAGTGCATATGCGGATCTCTAGCCCGCCGACAACCGATCCGTGTTTTTACGGCGTGGATACGCCCGACAAAGAAAAACTGATCGCGGCGAACATGTCGATCGAAGAGATTTGCGCGTTTATCGAAGCCGATTCGCTCGGATACCTGAGCAACGAAGCACTCCTGCGCAGCGTCAACGGTAAGGAAGAAAACTACTGCACGGCCTGTTTTACGGGCAAATACATCATCTAA
- a CDS encoding TIGR01212 family radical SAM protein (This family includes YhcC from E. coli K-12, an uncharacterized radical SAM protein.), whose translation MREQIFTFGQYLHRKFGFKVSKVPVSISGFTCPNIDGTVAKGGCTFCENDSFSPSLDRARPLKGFFLNLSSSENPFLEQQLRQLEWQFDTLSKKLREENGAEKFLVYFQSFTNTYAPLETLKALYEKALSFENVVGLSIGTRSDSISDETMRYLAELSRRAEIWVEFGIQSIYDTTLQRINRGHDSASVRETIAKAKSYGLNVCGHLIFGLPGETREMMLETAKEAYALGIDSVKYHPLYVVKRTALANEYARGEFEPISQELYLDVLAEALRLKPPRVSVQRISAGIGDDTLIAPMWCRDKNDQLKSVNAALKRWGLKY comes from the coding sequence ATGCGGGAGCAGATTTTTACGTTCGGGCAATATCTGCACCGTAAATTCGGCTTCAAAGTTTCCAAGGTACCTGTCTCCATTTCGGGATTTACCTGTCCGAATATCGACGGAACCGTCGCAAAGGGAGGGTGTACCTTCTGTGAAAACGACTCATTCAGTCCGAGTCTTGACCGCGCCCGTCCGCTGAAGGGTTTTTTCCTCAACCTCTCTTCATCCGAAAATCCTTTTTTGGAACAGCAGCTCCGTCAGCTCGAATGGCAGTTCGACACTCTCTCCAAAAAGCTGCGCGAAGAAAACGGTGCGGAAAAGTTTCTTGTCTATTTTCAGAGTTTTACCAATACCTACGCCCCTTTGGAAACGCTCAAAGCCCTTTACGAGAAAGCCCTTTCATTCGAGAACGTCGTCGGGCTGAGTATCGGGACAAGATCGGACAGTATAAGTGACGAGACGATGCGATACCTCGCCGAACTCTCCCGGCGGGCCGAGATCTGGGTCGAATTCGGAATCCAGTCGATTTACGATACGACGCTGCAGCGGATTAACCGCGGCCATGACAGCGCGAGTGTCAGGGAAACGATCGCCAAAGCCAAAAGCTACGGCCTGAACGTATGCGGGCATCTTATTTTCGGTCTTCCGGGAGAGACGAGGGAGATGATGCTTGAAACGGCGAAAGAAGCGTATGCGCTGGGGATCGATTCGGTCAAATACCATCCCCTCTACGTCGTCAAACGGACCGCATTGGCCAATGAGTACGCGCGGGGAGAGTTTGAGCCGATTTCACAGGAATTGTATCTTGACGTACTGGCCGAAGCGCTCCGCTTGAAGCCCCCCCGTGTAAGCGTTCAGCGTATCAGCGCCGGTATCGGTGACGATACGCTGATCGCCCCGATGTGGTGTCGGGATAAAAACGACCAGCTCAAAAGCGTGAATGCGGCACTTAAAAGGTGGGGGCTGAAGTATTAA
- a CDS encoding DUF2393 family protein: MSPLTSWHYLLIVISLVLFVAGTVLALRSRSKFSIFLTVILVIVFFVAMLWPLINESVYKVQISNLSDERFYQSEQILIKGTVRNVGNHPVGQVSAVLKLSNIKGGAHAKATQFSEPSAFEQLFQDDDPEFKRQNVFSRHVIAESLNPGASKTFRILVDYPSHFEKATFEVEAQVD; this comes from the coding sequence ATGAGCCCGTTAACCAGTTGGCATTATCTACTGATCGTTATCTCTCTTGTACTGTTTGTGGCGGGAACGGTATTGGCATTGCGCAGCCGATCAAAATTTTCCATTTTTCTGACCGTCATTTTGGTCATCGTTTTCTTCGTTGCGATGCTTTGGCCTTTGATAAACGAAAGCGTTTACAAGGTTCAGATTTCAAACCTGAGCGACGAGCGTTTTTACCAGTCTGAACAGATCCTTATCAAAGGGACGGTACGGAACGTCGGAAACCATCCCGTCGGACAGGTGAGTGCCGTCTTAAAGCTCTCCAACATCAAAGGAGGAGCCCACGCCAAAGCAACTCAGTTCAGCGAACCGAGCGCCTTTGAGCAGCTTTTTCAAGACGACGATCCCGAATTCAAACGCCAAAACGTCTTTTCCCGGCATGTTATCGCCGAGAGTCTCAACCCCGGTGCGTCCAAAACGTTCCGTATTTTGGTCGATTATCCGAGCCATTTTGAAAAAGCGACCTTCGAAGTCGAGGCACAGGTCGATTAA
- a CDS encoding DUF2393 family protein — MKTYILDFIDHLLVYDYLLFGGIILLFILILGLAVFLRHHLALAVLLVLVAFGVLTAGSAVGYTMMHRYLFSNTLVLSQVKALEFTEALLIKGEIRNTSKRTFGECTVSVGVHKVSGNPYLDRIYPNIPFQKASLKVEEPIKPGKAAAFKLFVEPFRYTKEYNITAKADCR; from the coding sequence ATGAAAACGTACATCCTCGATTTCATCGACCATCTCCTCGTTTACGATTACCTCCTCTTCGGGGGGATCATTCTCCTTTTTATCCTGATTCTCGGACTTGCCGTCTTTTTGCGCCACCACTTGGCCCTTGCCGTTCTTCTGGTGCTGGTGGCTTTTGGAGTCCTGACGGCCGGAAGTGCCGTGGGATACACGATGATGCACCGCTATCTCTTCAGCAATACGCTCGTCCTCTCGCAGGTCAAAGCGCTCGAATTCACCGAGGCGCTGTTGATCAAAGGGGAAATCCGCAATACCTCAAAACGGACGTTCGGCGAATGCACCGTCAGCGTCGGGGTACACAAAGTAAGCGGGAACCCTTATCTCGACCGGATCTATCCCAACATCCCTTTCCAAAAAGCATCCCTGAAAGTCGAAGAACCGATCAAGCCCGGCAAGGCCGCTGCGTTTAAACTCTTTGTCGAACCTTTCCGATATACCAAAGAATACAACATCACGGCAAAGGCGGATTGCAGATGA
- the hisIE gene encoding bifunctional phosphoribosyl-AMP cyclohydrolase/phosphoribosyl-ATP diphosphatase HisIE, which translates to MNLDHIDWQKSPLLPVIVQDSTTLEVLMMAYMNREALELSLSTKTAHYYSRSKQRLWKKGESSGHLQHIERFLLDCDNDTLLIHVRQEGVACHTGRKSCFFTDIETGAVTSEPQIDTAAAYGIIDELYHTILSRKNADPSTSWTAKLLSKGDNAILKKVVEEAGEFSFAIKDGDESEIIYECADLVYHVLVALGHKNISPDRIKQELARRFGTSGIAEKNSRPS; encoded by the coding sequence ATGAATCTCGATCATATCGACTGGCAAAAGTCCCCGCTCCTCCCCGTCATCGTACAGGATTCTACGACTCTTGAAGTATTGATGATGGCCTACATGAACCGCGAGGCGCTGGAACTTTCTCTCTCGACGAAAACGGCCCATTACTACTCCCGATCCAAGCAGCGCCTCTGGAAAAAAGGGGAAAGCAGCGGTCATTTGCAGCATATCGAGCGTTTTTTACTCGATTGCGATAACGACACGCTTCTCATCCACGTACGCCAAGAAGGGGTCGCCTGCCATACGGGGCGTAAATCGTGTTTCTTCACCGACATCGAAACAGGTGCCGTCACCTCCGAGCCCCAGATCGATACTGCCGCGGCTTATGGGATCATCGACGAACTCTACCACACGATCCTCAGCCGAAAAAATGCCGATCCTTCCACGTCATGGACCGCAAAGCTTCTCAGCAAAGGGGATAACGCGATCCTCAAAAAAGTGGTCGAGGAAGCGGGAGAATTCTCTTTTGCGATCAAAGACGGCGACGAGAGTGAAATTATTTACGAATGTGCCGATTTGGTCTATCACGTCCTGGTCGCACTCGGACATAAAAATATCTCTCCCGACCGTATCAAACAAGAACTCGCACGCCGATTCGGAACAAGCGGGATCGCGGAGAAAAACTCAAGGCCTTCATGA
- a CDS encoding prohibitin family protein: MASDMNDYFNKKKNESQRGGGFQAPKSPKIDFNMNSQKAGMLWLIGGFVLLLVLAKPFVIINEGERGILSTNGKYEAQALLPGLHFIIPLIQQVYVVDTKVRIINYADKIDRASTTGDGILVKPAITVLDKRGLPVSIELTVQYRLNAQLAAQTVSNWGFSWEDKIIDPVARDIVRNVVGQYEAENLPIMRNTIAQKIESGIRSNVGRQKNGPAELESVQLREIVLPQKVKEQIERVQVAKQEVERAQQEVERAKQEAFKKETEAQGVANALTIEAQAQAKANQLIANSITPGLLKLEQIKVQGKFNDALKENKDAKIFLTPGGSTPNIWVDMKSDHTQKVSSK; this comes from the coding sequence ATGGCCAGCGATATGAACGACTACTTCAACAAAAAGAAAAACGAAAGCCAGCGGGGCGGGGGATTTCAGGCCCCCAAATCGCCGAAAATCGATTTCAACATGAACAGCCAAAAGGCGGGAATGCTCTGGCTGATCGGAGGATTCGTACTGCTGCTTGTCCTGGCCAAACCTTTCGTCATCATCAACGAAGGGGAACGCGGGATTCTCTCGACCAACGGTAAATACGAGGCGCAGGCGCTGCTGCCGGGCCTGCATTTCATCATTCCCCTGATCCAGCAGGTCTACGTCGTCGACACCAAGGTCCGCATCATCAACTACGCGGACAAAATCGACCGCGCTTCGACGACCGGAGACGGTATTTTGGTCAAACCGGCCATTACCGTTCTCGACAAACGGGGGCTTCCCGTTTCGATCGAGCTCACCGTCCAGTATCGCCTCAATGCCCAGCTGGCGGCCCAAACGGTTTCAAACTGGGGATTTAGCTGGGAAGACAAGATCATCGACCCGGTCGCACGCGACATCGTCCGCAACGTCGTGGGGCAGTATGAAGCCGAAAACCTTCCCATCATGCGCAACACGATCGCGCAGAAGATCGAAAGCGGCATCCGCAGCAACGTCGGTCGCCAGAAAAACGGTCCGGCCGAACTCGAATCGGTCCAGCTCCGCGAAATCGTCCTTCCCCAAAAAGTGAAAGAGCAGATCGAACGGGTCCAGGTTGCCAAACAAGAGGTCGAGCGGGCACAGCAGGAGGTTGAGAGAGCCAAACAAGAGGCGTTCAAAAAAGAGACCGAAGCACAAGGAGTCGCCAACGCCCTCACCATTGAAGCGCAGGCGCAGGCCAAAGCAAATCAGCTGATCGCCAATTCGATCACTCCGGGCCTCCTCAAGCTCGAGCAGATCAAGGTACAGGGGAAATTCAACGACGCCCTCAAAGAAAACAAGGACGCGAAAATTTTTCTCACTCCCGGCGGTTCGACACCCAATATCTGGGTTGACATGAAAAGCGACCATACCCAAAAGGTCTCTTCGAAATAA
- a CDS encoding branched-chain amino acid transaminase has product MNEAKYIWMNGKMLPWSEAKIHVLSHTLHYGNGAIEGTKAYKTPKGYAIFRLSDHTKRLIESAKMTLINVPYSVEELNKAQIELLKANGFTGENVYLRPIVYLGYGVMGVYHKEAPVEVAVAAWEWGAYLGEEGMKRGIRLKISSFSRPNNKSNMGKAKAVGNYLNSQMAKFEAVEAGYDEALLLDDEGYVAEASGAAFFMIKDNEIITPPNDNSLASITQKTVIELAEYLGYKVTRRRISREEIYTADEAFLTGTAAELTPVREVDARVLGAGGRGPITEKLQSGYFDIVCGRNADFDHYLTYID; this is encoded by the coding sequence ATGAACGAAGCCAAATACATTTGGATGAACGGCAAAATGCTCCCCTGGAGCGAGGCAAAAATCCACGTCCTCTCGCACACCCTCCACTACGGTAACGGAGCCATCGAGGGTACCAAAGCGTACAAAACACCCAAAGGATACGCGATCTTCCGCTTGAGCGACCACACCAAACGCCTTATCGAATCGGCGAAAATGACCCTGATCAACGTCCCGTACAGCGTTGAGGAGCTCAACAAAGCCCAAATCGAACTCCTCAAAGCCAACGGGTTCACCGGCGAAAACGTCTACCTCCGCCCGATCGTCTACCTCGGATACGGCGTCATGGGGGTTTACCACAAAGAAGCCCCCGTCGAAGTGGCGGTTGCCGCATGGGAATGGGGAGCCTATCTGGGCGAAGAGGGGATGAAACGGGGGATCCGCCTCAAAATTTCTTCGTTCAGCCGCCCCAACAACAAATCCAACATGGGAAAAGCCAAAGCGGTCGGGAACTACCTCAACAGCCAGATGGCCAAATTCGAAGCGGTCGAAGCGGGCTACGACGAAGCGCTCCTTCTCGATGACGAAGGATACGTCGCCGAAGCAAGCGGGGCGGCCTTCTTCATGATCAAAGACAACGAGATCATCACACCCCCAAACGACAATTCGCTCGCCTCGATCACCCAGAAAACCGTCATCGAACTGGCCGAATACCTCGGCTACAAGGTAACCCGCCGCCGTATCAGCCGTGAAGAGATCTACACGGCTGATGAAGCGTTCCTCACCGGAACAGCGGCTGAACTCACTCCGGTTCGCGAAGTGGACGCACGGGTACTCGGTGCAGGCGGACGCGGGCCGATTACCGAAAAGCTTCAGAGCGGTTATTTCGACATCGTCTGCGGACGCAATGCCGATTTCGACCACTATTTGACGTACATTGACTAA
- a CDS encoding globin encodes MLELKITDGVLGVRPPVTKPHPGFYFQVGEERFRKLVDDHYEMIRNSDISFLFPIHDEDDFAAAKKHAADFLIQICGGPDYFAQTRGEPRMVGRHAPFRIDEAARRRWLEFYAKLLPELEKEGVSPEYIESFWNYLDIFSIWMINTPNH; translated from the coding sequence ATGCTGGAACTCAAGATTACTGACGGTGTTTTAGGAGTACGCCCGCCGGTGACCAAACCGCATCCGGGTTTTTATTTCCAGGTAGGGGAAGAACGGTTCCGAAAACTGGTGGACGACCACTACGAGATGATCCGCAACAGTGACATCTCGTTTTTGTTTCCGATCCACGACGAAGACGATTTCGCCGCGGCCAAAAAACATGCCGCCGATTTTCTGATCCAGATCTGCGGCGGCCCCGACTACTTCGCCCAGACGCGCGGTGAACCCCGGATGGTGGGACGTCACGCCCCTTTCAGAATCGACGAAGCGGCACGCCGCCGATGGCTCGAATTTTACGCGAAGCTCCTCCCGGAGCTCGAAAAAGAAGGGGTGAGCCCCGAATACATCGAGTCGTTCTGGAACTACCTCGATATATTCTCCATCTGGATGATCAACACGCCGAACCACTAA
- a CDS encoding aldehyde dehydrogenase family protein, translating into MDAHVWMGSTRTEPARYAERNSPYDGRVVSRWGVCGAEDALMALSIAEKAAKTARKTPLHQRCAWLSDVAQRLRERREEFARVLCDEVGKPIAYARIEVDRCIETITLSAETMRTMHGETINTDAMGSGRSAHAYWRREPAGVVVAITPFNFPLNLVAHKLAPALVAGNAVVLKPTPEAPLCAYKLAELFIESPYAVPDALSVVYGDAEVGGALVSSDIPRVVSFTGSVGVGNIITKNAGIKKVSLELGGNAATYIDADADLEYAAQRCAIGAFVNSGQVCISLQRIYVDASVYDAFAAKMAEATAKLVVGSPYEEKTFLGPLINDEAAMRAMNWVESAIAEGARALTPPRREGRIFYPCVMADVTESMKIVCEEVFAPIVSLVKVEGIDDAVMRMNNSPYGLQFSVFTNNLSHVKKVIDECEAGGVVINDMPTLRFDIQPYGGVKLSGVGREGPRFAIEEFTEIKSIVIL; encoded by the coding sequence ATGGATGCACATGTATGGATGGGATCGACGCGGACCGAGCCGGCCCGATATGCCGAACGCAACAGTCCTTATGACGGACGGGTCGTGTCCCGATGGGGGGTTTGCGGTGCCGAGGATGCGCTGATGGCGCTTTCAATCGCCGAAAAGGCGGCCAAAACGGCCAGAAAAACTCCGCTGCACCAGCGGTGCGCGTGGCTGAGTGACGTGGCACAGAGGCTTCGCGAGCGGCGTGAAGAGTTCGCACGGGTATTGTGCGACGAAGTCGGTAAACCGATCGCGTATGCGCGGATCGAAGTCGACCGATGCATCGAGACGATTACCCTTTCGGCCGAGACGATGCGTACGATGCACGGCGAGACGATCAATACCGACGCGATGGGGAGCGGCAGAAGCGCCCATGCCTACTGGCGGCGGGAGCCGGCCGGGGTCGTCGTGGCGATCACGCCGTTCAATTTTCCCCTGAACCTTGTCGCCCACAAGCTCGCCCCGGCATTGGTAGCGGGAAATGCGGTCGTATTGAAGCCTACCCCCGAAGCTCCGCTGTGTGCCTACAAACTGGCCGAACTGTTTATTGAAAGCCCTTATGCCGTTCCCGATGCGCTCAGTGTCGTGTACGGCGATGCCGAGGTAGGCGGTGCGCTCGTCTCCAGCGATATACCGCGCGTCGTCAGCTTTACCGGATCGGTCGGGGTAGGAAACATCATTACCAAGAATGCCGGAATCAAAAAAGTGAGTCTGGAACTGGGAGGAAACGCCGCGACCTATATCGATGCGGATGCCGATCTCGAATACGCAGCACAGCGTTGTGCGATCGGTGCTTTCGTCAATTCGGGACAGGTGTGCATTTCGCTGCAGCGCATCTATGTCGATGCGTCGGTGTACGACGCGTTTGCGGCGAAGATGGCTGAAGCGACCGCGAAGCTCGTCGTGGGCTCGCCGTACGAGGAGAAGACGTTTCTGGGGCCGCTGATCAATGACGAAGCGGCAATGAGAGCGATGAATTGGGTAGAAAGCGCGATTGCCGAAGGGGCTCGGGCATTGACGCCGCCGCGGCGGGAAGGGCGGATTTTTTACCCCTGCGTCATGGCCGATGTGACCGAATCGATGAAGATCGTGTGCGAGGAGGTATTCGCCCCGATCGTCAGTCTGGTGAAAGTCGAAGGGATCGACGATGCGGTGATGCGGATGAACAATTCCCCCTACGGATTGCAGTTTTCGGTCTTCACCAACAACCTTTCCCACGTCAAGAAAGTGATCGACGAGTGCGAGGCGGGGGGAGTCGTCATCAACGATATGCCGACACTGCGTTTCGACATACAGCCCTACGGCGGGGTGAAACTCAGCGGCGTTGGGCGTGAAGGCCCCCGTTTTGCGATCGAAGAGTTTACCGAAATCAAATCGATTGTTATTTTATAA
- the bcp gene encoding thioredoxin-dependent thiol peroxidase yields MLEVGTAAPDFCLSNQDDVEICSRDLRGKWIVLYFYPKDSTPGCTTEACEFSAAMDEYDDLGAIILGVSADSTKSHRNFIAKQNLGITLLSDPTTQMMQDYGVWALKKNYGKEYMGIVRSTYIIDPKGTVRAVWTNVKVKDHVAKVKEELATLQNG; encoded by the coding sequence ATGTTGGAAGTAGGAACTGCGGCTCCCGATTTTTGTTTGAGTAACCAGGATGATGTAGAGATATGTTCACGCGATCTGCGGGGTAAATGGATTGTGCTTTACTTTTATCCCAAAGATTCCACGCCCGGATGTACGACCGAAGCGTGTGAATTCAGTGCCGCGATGGACGAATACGACGACCTCGGGGCGATCATTCTAGGGGTAAGTGCCGACAGCACCAAATCCCACCGCAATTTCATTGCCAAACAAAACCTCGGCATCACGCTGCTCAGTGATCCGACGACGCAGATGATGCAAGATTACGGTGTGTGGGCGCTGAAAAAGAATTACGGGAAAGAATATATGGGAATCGTCCGTTCGACGTACATCATCGATCCTAAAGGGACGGTACGTGCGGTATGGACAAACGTGAAAGTGAAAGATCATGTTGCCAAAGTCAAAGAGGAACTGGCCACGCTGCAAAACGGGTGA
- a CDS encoding DUF3373 family protein — MTKRIMVSVAAAAFLTTGATANDALLERFEKMEREMAALKAELNALKNENAKLSSRLSTPDADAPKTTVASSSKLDETLEEMQDQIDDLNKKTNNDNLKWGVDFRTSVDNLRYEMADGTTRKNDALFSNRLWLNMSYAANENISFTGQLAYNKIFGERSMASSSAPFEGFDWVSNESAYNDELRVRSAYFLYTDDEFFGADVPWTFSIGRRPSTEGHLINLRDDVDASSPLAHAINVEFDGMSAKFGTEEIVGLEGSYFKLCAGRGMSNAEPRFAAAPYSGEDALTSNNDMVGIIVVPYDDKQYSTGFQYTYAVNLIDTTTPSSTTMEAVGGLHTATAFAMVNGIGDGISDFLDDTTVFISGAMSRTDPDAGKQGMLGSTDAKTGYSYWIGTQFPSLISEEGRWGIEFNHGSNYWRPITYGEDTMIGSKIAARGDAYEVYFTEPLVDDILSFQLRYTYIDYDYTGSNGFFGSSSGTPTAIGDVSSGTSAVDKAQDIRAYLRYRF; from the coding sequence ATGACTAAACGGATAATGGTTTCGGTAGCCGCCGCGGCATTCCTGACAACCGGAGCGACCGCCAACGACGCTTTGCTGGAGCGGTTCGAAAAAATGGAAAGAGAGATGGCGGCGCTCAAAGCCGAGCTCAATGCGCTCAAAAACGAAAACGCCAAACTCTCTTCGCGGCTTTCAACCCCTGATGCCGACGCTCCCAAAACAACGGTCGCCTCATCGTCCAAACTCGATGAAACGCTCGAAGAGATGCAAGACCAGATCGACGATCTGAACAAAAAAACCAATAACGATAATCTCAAATGGGGGGTCGATTTCCGCACCAGCGTCGATAATCTCCGCTATGAAATGGCCGACGGAACCACCCGCAAAAACGATGCCCTTTTCAGCAACCGCCTATGGCTGAACATGAGTTACGCCGCCAACGAAAACATCAGCTTCACCGGTCAGCTCGCCTACAACAAAATTTTCGGCGAACGCTCCATGGCCTCCTCTTCGGCGCCGTTCGAAGGATTTGACTGGGTCAGCAACGAATCGGCCTATAATGACGAGCTCCGCGTCCGCTCGGCCTATTTCCTCTACACTGACGACGAATTTTTCGGCGCCGATGTCCCCTGGACGTTCAGTATCGGTCGGCGCCCCTCTACCGAAGGGCACCTGATCAACCTGCGCGACGATGTCGACGCTTCCTCGCCCCTGGCCCATGCGATCAATGTCGAATTTGACGGGATGAGCGCCAAATTCGGCACCGAAGAGATCGTCGGGCTTGAGGGATCGTATTTCAAACTGTGCGCCGGACGGGGAATGAGCAATGCCGAACCCCGTTTTGCCGCGGCTCCCTACAGCGGTGAAGACGCACTTACGAGTAACAACGACATGGTCGGCATCATCGTCGTCCCCTACGACGACAAACAATACAGTACCGGCTTTCAGTATACCTACGCGGTCAACCTTATCGACACCACCACGCCCAGCTCTACAACGATGGAAGCGGTAGGGGGGCTCCACACCGCCACTGCGTTTGCAATGGTGAACGGCATCGGAGACGGAATCAGCGACTTCCTCGATGATACGACGGTATTCATCAGCGGTGCAATGTCGCGGACCGACCCCGATGCGGGTAAACAGGGGATGCTCGGTTCAACCGACGCCAAAACCGGTTACAGCTACTGGATCGGTACACAGTTTCCCTCTCTCATCAGCGAGGAGGGACGCTGGGGGATCGAATTCAATCACGGTTCGAACTACTGGCGTCCCATCACGTACGGTGAAGATACTATGATCGGATCTAAAATCGCCGCACGGGGTGACGCGTACGAAGTCTACTTTACCGAACCCCTCGTCGACGACATCCTTTCGTTCCAGCTCCGTTACACCTACATCGACTACGACTATACCGGAAGCAACGGTTTCTTCGGAAGTTCAAGCGGAACCCCCACCGCGATCGGCGACGTTTCCAGCGGCACCAGTGCCGTCGACAAAGCGCAAGACATCCGCGCCTATCTCCGTTACCGTTTTTAA